The following nucleotide sequence is from Streptomyces pactum.
ACCCCACCATCCCGGCCACCCGCTGACCGCCGGCGCCCCGCGGCCCCGACCGGCCCCGCCCCGGACTCCTCGCGGAGCGGGACCGGACGCGGCGGACCGCCCCCGGAGGACGTGGCGCGCCCCGCCGGCCGGCACCGGACCGGGCCGGGGATGGCGGCGAGGTCACGCCGGAGCGGGCCGGAAAACCAGATGCCCGCCTCCGAGAACCCTCGGGGCGGGCATCTTCCCTGTTCAGGGACTGTGGCTGGGGCCGGGGTCGAACCGGCGACCTTCCGCTTTTCAGGCGGACGCTCGTACCAACTGAGCTACCCAGCCATGGGCACCCCTGGCTCCGAGAGCCCGGGGAAGCAACCTCGCGGTTGCAGCGGTCCTGACGGGATTTGAACCCGCGGCCTCCACCTTGACAGGGTGGCGAGCACTCCAAACTGCTCCACAGGACCAAGCTCGTGCGAGCACCAGTCTCGCACAGGGTGTTGCGTGCCCCCAACGGGATTCGAACCCGTGCTACCGCCTTGAAAGGGCGGCGTCCTGGGCCACTAGACGATGAGGGCTGATGGCCCACCTGTTGCGCCTTCCGGCGCCGTCGGGGACGTGAGAAGCATATGGGATGGCGAGGGGGTTCGCCAAAACGGTTGTCCGAGGGGTTCGCGGGTGTCGCCCCGGGCCGGCCCGCCCGGGTACGGCACTGCCCCCTTCCGGGCCCCCTGGCAGACAATGGCGGCGTGCTGGAGATGACGCGCGAGGAGTTCGAGGAACTGGTCGCCGAGGCGCTGGACCGGATCCCCACGGAACTGACGCGGCTGATGGACAACGTGGCGGTGTTCGTCGAGGACGAGCCGCCCGCCGACGACCCGGAGCTGCTGGGCCTCTACGAGGGGACGCCGCTCACCGACCGGGGGGAGTGGTACGCCGGGGTGCTGCCGGACCGGATCACGATC
It contains:
- a CDS encoding metallopeptidase family protein, giving the protein MLEMTREEFEELVAEALDRIPTELTRLMDNVAVFVEDEPPADDPELLGLYEGTPLTDRGEWYAGVLPDRITIYRGPTLRMCETREDVVAETEITVVHEIAHHFGIDDERLHALGYG